From the genome of Colius striatus isolate bColStr4 chromosome 15, bColStr4.1.hap1, whole genome shotgun sequence, one region includes:
- the TMEM115 gene encoding transmembrane protein 115: MRRYLPVARQHFLAALAGTSVVVKSLSAAVLLLYLLSFGLDTAYGLGVTPGYLLPPNFWVWTLLTHGLVEQRAWGLAASLATLGAAGRLLEPLWGALELLVFFAVVNVSVGLLGAFAYFLTYVASFHLAYLFAVRIHGGLGFLGGVLVALKQTMGDSTVLKVPQVRMKAVPMLLLLLLAVLRLATLVESNVLASYGFGLLSSWVYLRFYQRHSRGRGDMSDHFAFATFFPEILQPVVGLVANLVHSILVKVKVCRKTVKRYDVGAPSSITISLPGTDPQDAERRRQLALKALNERLKRVEDQSAWPSMEDDEEEAAAKASSPLLPDPGAAGKGTSQESSLITFQDAPSQL; encoded by the exons ATGCGGCGGTACCTGCCCGTGGCCCGGCAGCACTTCCTGGCGGCGCTGGCCGGCACCAGCGTGGTGGTGAAGTCGCTGAGCGCCGCCGTCCTCCTCCTCTACCTGCTCTCCTTCGGCCTGGACACGGCCTACGGGCTGGGGGTGACCCCCGGCTACCTCCTGCCCCCCAACTTCTGGGTGTGGACGCTGCTGACGCACGGGCTGGTGGAGCAGCGGGCCTGGGGGCTGGCGGCCAGCCTGGCCACGCTGGGAGCGGCCGGCCGGCTGCTGGAGCCCCTCTGGGGTGCCCTGGAGCTCCTGGTGTTCTTCGCGGTGGTGAACGTCTCGGTGGGGCTCCTGGGGGCCTTTGCGTACTTCCTCACTTACGTGGCCTCCTTCCACCTCGCCTACCTGTTCGCCGTCCGCATCCACGGCGGGCTGGGCTTCCTCGGGGGGGTCTTGGTGGCCCTCAAGCAGACGATGGGGGACAGCACCGTTCTGAAGGTGCCCCAAGTCCGAATGAAGGCTGTTCCCATGCTCCTGCTCCTTCTTCTGGCCGTGCTGCGGCTCGCCACCCTCGTCGAGAGCAATGTACTGGCCTCGTACGGCTTCGGGCTCCTCTCCAGCTGGGTCTATCTCCGTTTCTACCAGCGGCACAGTAGAGGCCGTGGAGACATGTCTGACCATTTCGCCTTCGCCACTTTCTTCCCCGAGATCCTGCAGCCCGTGGTGGGGCTGGTGGCCAACCTGGTGCACAGCATCCTGGTGAAGGTGAAGGTCTGCCGTAAGACAGTCAAACGCTACGATGTGGGCGCCCCGTCATCCATCACCATCAGCCTGCCAGGGACGGACCCCCAGGACGCCGAGAGGAGAAG GCAGCTGGCTCTGAAGGCCCTGAACGAGCGGCTGAAGCGCGTGGAGGACCAGTCGGCCTGGCCCAGCATGGAGGACGacgaggaggaggcagcagccaaGGCCAGCAGCCCGCTGCTGCCCGACCCTGGCGCAGCCGGGAAGGGCACCAGCCAGGAGTCTAGCCTCATCACCTTCCAGGATGCCCCGTCCCAGCTGTGA